The following coding sequences lie in one Fusarium poae strain DAOMC 252244 chromosome 1, whole genome shotgun sequence genomic window:
- a CDS encoding hypothetical protein (BUSCO:39273at5125), whose product MSTTNDEIQPQATSADAEMSNRGQSSREEGTSSKKGRGLLKVPSRSSSQRNSSSPTSTGLSGATVSDSRNSIGSRSKESKGSLRARRRNGSTSSNRTGGETEPTNTAANSQQNSPLAPPQKKKRGGLFAFLGCCGTPEGPAGNEETNENVHKLDVLPQRPTSARSRTNTPQEQPRPVVERESQVTVPGPEPKDEATSSGHAHDEITTTERENRESKQSVPPSVTVEPPKPTPTEDEPQVTDKTPNSGDVDMRDAATEELEEEAPVAPAVEDPTQRTIPPPPPPAVVAPSQFTDAGPSAPEPQKWLLPPIAPEHKGRKCLVLDLDETLVHSSFKILHQADFTIPVEIEGNYHNVYVIKRPGVDEFMKRVGELYEVVVFTASVSKYGDPLLDQLDIHKVVHHRLFRESCYNHQGNYVKDLSQVGRDLKDTIIIDNSPTSYIFHPQHAVPISSWFSDAHDNELLDLIPVLEDLAGPNVADVSLVLDVTL is encoded by the exons ATGTCAACCACAAACGACGAGATTCAACCTCAGGCAACCTCAGCCGATGCTGAGATGTCGAACAGGGGTCAGTCATCTCGAGAGGAGGGAACAAGCTCCAAAAAGGGTCGCGGCCTCCTCAAGGTTCCTTCGAGATCATCGTCACAGCGGAACTCATCGTCACCAACATCGACAGGGTTGAGTGGGGCGACAGTCAGCGATTCCCGGAACAGTATCGGAAGCCGATCGAAGGAGTCCAAAGGAAGTCTTCGGGCGCGACGACGGAATGGAAGCACCTCAAGCAACCGGACCGGAGGTGAAACTGAACCCACAAACACTGCCGCGAACTCTCAGCAAAACTCTCCCCTCGCTCCCCCtcaaaagaagaagcgcgGTGGTCTTTTCGCCTTTCTGGGATGCTGCGGTACTCCCGAAGGTCCAGCTGGCAACGAGGAAACCAACGAAAACGTACACAAGCTCGACGTCCTACCTCAGCGCCCGACATCCGCAAGGTCGCGAACCAATACTCCCCAGGAGCAACCCAGACCAGTTGTTGAGAGAGAGTCTCAAGTCACTGTTCCTGGCCCGGAGCCCAAGGATGAGGCTACTTCATCAGGCCACGCCCACGACGAAATCACAACCACAGAGCGAGAAAACCGGGAATCGAAACAATCGGTTCCCCCTTCTGTCACGGTGGAGCCTCCCAAGCCTACCCCCACAGAAGATGAGCCTCAGGTGACAGACAAGACGCCCAACAGCGGTGACGTGGATATGCGAGATGCTGCCACCGAGGAGCTAGAAGAAGAGGCCCCTGTAGCCCCTGCAGTCGAAGATCCAACCCAAAGGACGATACCGCCTCCCCCACCCCCGGCTGTCGTGGCACCCAGCCAATTCACAGATGCCGGCCCATCAGCGCCTGAGCCGCAAAAGTGGTTGCTGCCCCCGATTGCACCAGAGCATAAGGGCAGGAAATGTCTGGTTCTCGATTTGGATGAGACTCTGGTTCACAGTTCCTTCAAG ATCCTTCACCAAGCCGACTTTACGATTCCTGTTGAGATCGAGGGTAACTACCACAATGTGTATGTGATCAAGCGACCAGGCGTCGACGAGTTCATGAAGCGAGTTGGTGAGCTCTATGAAGTTGTAGTCTTTACAGCTTCCGTCTCCAAG TATGGAGATCCGCTATTGGACCAGCTTGATATCCACAAGGTTGTCCACCATAGACTCTTCCGCGAGAGTTGCTACAACCACCAAGGAAATTACGTCAAGGACTTGTCCCAAGTTGGCCGAGACCTGAAGGATACCATCATTATCGATAACTCGCCCACCTCGTACATCTTCCACCCACAGCATGCCGTGCCCATCAGCAGTTGGTTCTCTGATGCCCACGACAACGAGCTACTAGATCTCATACCCGTCCTCGAAGATTTGGCAGGACCTAATGTCGCCGACGTCAGCCTTGTTCTCGACGTCACACTCTGA
- a CDS encoding hypothetical protein (BUSCO:45790at5125) codes for MSTTPWDYIAKLVCIGDSGCGKSSLTIRLCEGRFSPHHDVTIGVEFGSRIVPVGPPHSKPGALAASDGEDKDQETSDGLPEPPRDASSTPQKHMKLSLWDTAGQETYKSVTRSYFRGASGALLVFDLSRKQTFQHVTDWLNDLRQIAEPDIVVILVGNKADLTQQEDNKREVTREEAEEWAKRNGVMEYVETSAKSGENVEKAFMRVAERIYNNIQAGKYDLNDRRSGVKGAGAGGNRQVKLSGDASKSTGGMCC; via the coding sequence ATGTCGACCACACCGTGGGATTACATCGCCAAACTCGTCTGCATTGGCGACTCAGGATGCGGCAAGTCCAGTCTCACCATTCGCCTCTGTGAAGGTCGCTTTTCGCCCCATCACGACGTCACTATCGGTGTTGAATTCGGCTCGCGCATCGTCCCCGTCGGTCCTCCTCACTCGAAACCCGGTGCCCTCGCTGCCTCAGATGGTGAAGATAAAGATCAGGAAACATCGGATGGACTCCCCGAACCTCCACGGGACGCCTCAAGCACACCCCAGAAGCATATGAAGCTTAGTCTCTGGGACACAGCGGGGCAAGAAACATACAAGTCTGTTACCCGGTCATACTTCCGCGGCGCAAGTGGCGCGTTGCTCGTCTTTGATCTTTCCCGCAAGCAGACCTTTCAACACGTCACCGACTGGCTCAATGACCTGCGACAGATCGCAGAGCCAGACATTGTAGTTATTCTGGTTGGCAACAAGGCCGATCTCACACAACAGGAGGACAACAAGCGGGAGGTCACGCGTGAGGAGGCAGAGGAGTGGGCCAAGCGCAATGGCGTTATGGAGTACGTCGAGACGAGCGCGAAGAGTGGCGAGAATGtcgaaaaggcttttatgCGTGTCGCAGAGAGAATATATAACAATATCCAGGCTGGCAAGTACGATCTCAACGACAGGAGATCCGGAGTCAAGGGCGCAGGGGCTGGTGGAAATCGCCAGGTCAAGTTGTCGGGCGATGCCAGCAAATCAACAGGAGGCATGTGCTGCTAA
- a CDS encoding hypothetical protein (TransMembrane:8 (i292-314o334-355i362-382o402-419i439-463o483-502i653-673o693-726i)~BUSCO:9683at5125), translated as MFSEYASRFLAQSQSRLSNFGQDNTENPPRQSDWPPRSTRNQRDTGRGNGPGSRSFLGRGNPYQQTGAGSRFGQLAFASRISAAQDAPLFHSTLDEYREDDDEEERERADMFALQRSRRVAAASKLADSVESDAHSRGSMEDSLNREDPYQDMSMRRGIRSSWNGTRSTHRRGLARDTLVEEAEDEPRSSDERTSSRADTKGRMVDVGLESQEDPDEDPPASLLGGETPRDSSPPAFQRFKGADTERTPFMARRESTAETEASMRRDAPPQEEHAQTTIQYIEGEIFRHDPFFAWIFLIALAGMMSTYFLVWLHTSPRKSPVGDTIYITLQKSFHMLAVDTVVAVLVSFVWLAALRSFVRPLVSVILVAVPVILFSFSLYSFVSSFKGRTHGTSIQDSVMRWASIVPAASCILWVWLVVRGRRAIQQAIEILQFSSRILAQNSALLFVGFGCLALIVLWTWAWLAMFTRVFMGGYFSKSLVKFVIQFSSWWLGAAFIFLYMWTVSVINAVHRATTAATVSQWYFHRNAGPATPSREIVSAALNHALTTIFGSLCESTLLSLLIRAPLIFLPRKLGAAVTNIASFWIPTPVIALMNPLTITYSAIHSQNLATSARGLDQMELVSPTVPTTTLTPRVLRNRGQPNGLLPYRLAKLLLVATRLIMATGLGFAGWVITAKQLKIQLPDGVGMRGSAYAYVVGMMASFIGYSVMGAMEGILSGIVDAVLICYGSERRMERGHGRFCLEAAYLFGERRGGDALEYA; from the exons ATGTTCTCGGAGT ATGCATCAAGGTTCCTGGCCCAGTCGCAGTCCAGATTATCCAACTTTGGCCAGGACAACACCGAGAACCCACCACGACAATCAGACTGGCCGCCGCGGTCTACACGGAATCAGCGCGATACAGGACGAGGCAATGGTCCCGGCAGCAGGTCTTTCTTAGGTCGAGGGAATCCGTATCAACAAACCGGTGCCGGCTCTCGATTCGGTCAACTAGCCTTTGCATCGCGGATATCAGCTGCACAGGATGCACCTTTATTTCACAGCACTTTGGACGAGTACCgggaagatgacgatgaggaggaaaGGGAAAGGGCCGACATGTTCGCTCTCCAGAGGTCAAGACGAGTAGCAGCAGCGAGCAAACTTGCCGATAGTGTTGAATCAGACGCTCACAGCCGGGGATCTATGGAAGACAGTTTGAACCGCGAGGACCCTTATCAAGATATGAGCATGCGCCGCGGTATTCGAAGCAGCTGGAATGGAACTAGAAGTACCCATCGTCGCGGTTTGGCAAGAGATACCTTGGTGGAAGAAGCCGAGGATGAACCCCGTTCAAGCGATGAGCGGACAAGCAGTCGAGCAGATACCAAAGGCAGGATGGTCGACGTTGGACTCGAGTCGCAAGAAGACCCAGATGAGGATCCTCCGGCTTCATTACTAGGAGGAGAAACTCCTCGCGACAGCAGTCCTCCTGCTTTCCAACGATTCAAAGGCGCAGACACGGAACGAACACCTTTTATGGCAAGACGGGAATCTACTGCGGAGACTGAAGCCAGCATGCGACGAGATGCCCCTCCTCAAGAGGAGCATGCACAGACAACTATCCAATACATCGAAGGCGAAATATTTCGACACGATCCCTTCTTCGCCTGGATTTTCCTTATCGCTCTTGCTGGCATGATGTCGACATACTTTTTGGTCTGGCTTCATACATCACCACGAAAAAGCCCTGTTGGTGATACGATTTACATAACACTACAGAAGTCATTTCACATGCTTGCAGTAGATACAGTAGTGGCTGTGCTTGTATCGTTCGTTTGGTTGGCGGCCCTCCGCTCCTTTGTGCGACCTCTGGTCAGCGTCATCTTGGTTGCGGTGCCCGTCATTCTGTTCTCCTTTTCGCTCTACTCCTTTGTGTCATCCTTCAAGGGTCGTACCCACGGAACCAGCATTCAAGATTCCGTCATGAGATGGGCTTCGATCGTCCCCGCTGCTTCATGCATACTCTGGGTTTGGCTTGTGGTGCGAGGGCGACGAGCTATCCAGCAGGCGATTGAGATCCTCCAGTTTTCAAGCCGCATCCTGGCCCAGAATTCGGCGCTGCTGTTCGTTGGATTTGGGTGTTTGGCCTTGATTGTACTCTGGACTTGGGCATGGCTTGCCATGTTCACCAGGGTCTTCATGGGTGGTTATTTCTCCAAGAGTCTCGTGAAATTCGTGATTCAGTTCTCCAGTTGGTGGCTTGGGGCtgccttcatcttcttgtaTATGTGGACTGTTTCTGTCATTAACGCTGTTCATCGCGCGACGACGGCTGCCACTGTATCACAATGGTACTTCCACCGCAATGCTGGTCCTGCCACGCCATCGCGAGAGATTGTTTCGGCTGCTCTCAATCACGCACTTACGACGATATTCGGAAGTCTTTGCGAGTCGACTCTTTTGTCTCTCCTGATTCGGGCTCCACTGATCTTTCTGCCCAGGAAGCTCGGTGCTGCTGTGACCAACATCGCCTCGTTTTGGATCCCTACCCCTGTCATTGCCCTGATGAATCCTTTGACCATTACTTACTCTGCCATCCACTCCCAAAACCTTGCAACTTCCGCCAGAGGACTGGATCAGATGGAATTGGTTTCCCCCACAGTACCAACGACAACGTTGACACCTCGTGTTTTGCGCAACCGTGGACAGCCCAACGGTCTTTTGCCATACCGACTAGCCAAATTGCTTCTTGTAGCGACCCGACTTATTATGGCTACCGGCCTTGGTTTTGCAGGATGGGTGATAACCgccaagcagctcaagatcCAACTACCAGACGGCGTCGGCATGCGAGGTTCTGCTTACGCCTATGTTGTTGGTATGATGGCAAGTTTTATTGGATATTCTGTCATGGGAGCGATGGAAGGCATCTTGAGCGGCATTGTGGATGCAGTTCTGATCTGTTACGGTAGCGAGAGACGCATGGAAAGAGGACATGGTCGTTTCTGCCTCGAAGCAGCATATCTGTTTGGAGAACGTCGAGGAGGTGATGCGCTGGAGTATGCTTAG
- a CDS encoding hypothetical protein (TransMembrane:10 (o57-76i103-125o145-163i195-215o227-260i281-306o601-622i643-663o669-687i699-722o)~BUSCO:6267at5125~CAZy:GT39): MAAADKAAVASGADLGDGLRQRPVAGQANLQPPTPQPEDNKKLVKKESSFLQTLDRWEVVIAPLIFTLLALFTRLYKIGISNIVTWDEAHFGKFGSYYIKHEYYFDVHPPLGKMLVGLSGVLAGYNGTFEFKSGEKYPAEVNYTIMRIFNAAFGILCIPLAYFTARELKLRRPAVWLVTLMVLCENSYTTISRFILLDSMLLCGTVATVFCWSKFHNQRNNSFDPEWFFWLFMTGLSIGCVCSVKLVGLFVTALVGLYTIEDLWRKFGDTKMPVTTLGAHVVTRVVGLIVIPFLIYLLSFALHFAILDRSGPGDAQMSSLFQANLKGTQVGKDSPLEIAIGSRATIKNMGYGGGLLHSHVQTYPEGSKQQQVTCYHHKDTNNDWFFYPNRREEDYSPEGDLRFIGDNSVIRLIHAQTGRNLHSHDIAAPITRGHKEVSSYGNLTVGDEKDHWKVEVIRDSASRDRSKIRTLTTAFRLKHEVLGCYLRAGNVNLPQWGFKQIEVTCTKENNPRDTYTHWNVEAHWNDKLPPAEAGVYKSPFFHDFVHLNVAMMTSNNALVPDPDKQDDLASKWWQWPFLHVGLRMCGWGDDIVKYFLLGNPLIYWGSTASLGIAGLVIVWYILRWQRGVNDLSEKEIDHIHYAALYPLAGWFLHYLPFVIMARVTYVHHYYPALYFAILNFGFLIDWFTRNRNNTVKSIVYGVLYTVIIGLYIYFIPICWGMTGPHKEYKYMKWFDNWRVTD; the protein is encoded by the exons ATGGCCGCCGCCGACAAGGCTGCCGTCGCCTCAGGCGCTGATCTGGGCGATGGTCTCAGACAGCGTCCAGTTGCTGGACAAGCCAACTTGCAGCCCCCAACTCCTCAGCCCGAGGACAACAAGAAGCTGGTTAAGAAG GAGTCTTCGTTTCTCCAGACCCTCGATCGATGGGAGGTCGTCATTGCCCCGCTGATCTTTACACTCCTGGCTCTTTTCACTCGACTATACAAGATTGGTATCAGCAACATTGTGACATGGGACGAAGCTCA TTTCGGCAAGTTCGGTTCTTACTATATCAAGCATGAGTACTACTTCGATGTCCACCCTCCTCTTGGCAAGATGCTTGTTGGTCTCTCCGGAGTCCTCGCTGGCTACAACGGAACCTTCGAATTCAAGTCTGGCGAGAAATACCCCGCCGAAGTCAACTACACCATCATGCGTATCTTCAACGCTGCTTTCGGTATTCTCTGCATTCCTCTGGCCTACTTCACTGCTCGCGAGCTAAAGCTTCGACGTCCTGCTGTCTGGCTGGTGACTCTCATGGTCCTTTGTGAGAACTCATACACCACCATCAGCCGATTCATCCTGCTTGATTCTATGCTTCTCTGCGGTACTGTAGCCACCGTGTTCTGCTGGTCCAAGTTCCACAACCAGCGTAACAACAGCTTCGACCCTGAGTGGTTCTTCTGGCTGTTCATGACTGGTCTCAGCATTGGTTGTGTCTGCAGTGTTAAGCTTGTCGGTCTCTTCGTTACTGCTCTCGTTGGTCTCTACACCATCGAGGACCTCTGGCGAAAGTTTGGTGACACCAAGATGCCTGTT ACAACTCTTGGTGCGCACGTCGTCACCCGTGTTGTCGGTCTTATCGTCATTCCTTTCCTGATCTACCTCTTGTCTTTTGCTCTGCACTTCGCCATTCTCGACCGCAGTGGTCCTGGTGACGCTCAGATGAGCTCTCTTTTCCAGGCCAATCTCAAGGGTACCCAGGTCGGAAAGGACAGCCCTCTGGAAATTGCAATTGGTTCCCGCGCAACAATTAAGAACATGGGTTATGGTGGTGGCCTTCTTCACTCTCACGTTCAGACTTACCCTGAGGGCTCCAAGCAGCAGCAGGTTACTTGCTACCACCACAAGGACACCAACAACGACTGGTTCTTTTACCCTAACCGTCGGGAGGAGGATTATAGCCCCGAGGGCGATCTCCGATTCATTGGCGACAACTCTGTTATTCGACTTATCCATGCTCAGACCGGGCGCAACCTGCACTCCCACGACATTGCTGCTCCCATCACACGAGGCCACAAGGAGGTTTCCAGCTACGGTAACCTGACTGTTGGTGACGAAAAGGACCACTGGAAGGTCGAGGTTATTCGCGACTCTGCCTCTCGTGACCGTAGCAAGATCCGAACTCTCACCACCGCTTTCCGTCTCAAGCATGAGGTTCTTGGCTGTTATCTCCGAGCCGGCAACGTGAACCTGCCTCAGTGGGGTTTCAAGCAGATCGAGGTTACTTGCACCAAGGAGAACAACCCTCGCGACACCTACACCCACTGGAATGTTGAGGCTCACTGGAACGATAAGC TCCCCCCTGCCGAGGCTGGTGTTTACAAGTCTCCTTTCTTCCACGACTTTGTTCACCTGAACGTCGCCATGATGACCTCCAACAACGCTCTGGTTCCCGATCCTGACAAGCAAGATGACCTTGCTTCCAAGTGGTGGCAGTGGCCTTTCCTCCATGTTGGTCTTCGAATGTGCGGTTGGGGCGATGACATCGTCAAGTACTTCCTTCTCGGCAACCCACTCATCTACTGGGGTTCTACTGCCTCTCTTGGTATTGCTGGCCTGGTCATCGTTTGGTACATCCTTCGATGGCAACGAGGTGTTAACGACCTCTCTGAGAAGGAAATCGACCACATTCACTACGCAGCCTTGTATCCTCTGGCTGGGTGGTTCTTGCACTACCTTCCTTTTGTTATCATGGCTCGTGTTACTTACGTGCACCACTACTACCCTGCTCTTTACTTCGCCATCCTCAACTTTGGTTTCCTTATTGATTGGTTCACACGCAACCGCAACAACACGGTCAAATCCATTGTGTATGGCGTCCTGTACACTGTCATCATTGGCCTCTACATCTACTTCATCCCTATCTGCTGGGGCATGACTGGCCCCCACAAGGAGTACAAGTACATGAAGTGGTTCGACAACTGGCGAGTCACAGACTAA
- a CDS encoding hypothetical protein (SECRETED:SignalP(1-16)), with protein sequence MRSQILASALISGAMAARPFLEQPDTGLEMVLGDLPKGELPKLDQMVGLPDFEWAAQNYLPIENYTYYRNGAAGEWSYRNNLEVFQRYRFKPRTMVDITNIENTLPTTILGHNFSAPFFISPCAKGGNAHPDAEKNFVKGAAEGDILYMPALYASLSIEEIAKAKAEGQVVFQQLYLSSNDTETQELLDRSEKAGAAAIIFTVDSAADGNRHRAARFGVGSADSEYSYITWDYYKKLQKMTKLPVIIKGIGSAEDAKLAVQHGAPAIILSNHGGRQLDGSPSGLEVALEIHEEAPEVFKKIEVYADGGVRYGADVLKLLSLGVKAVGLGRPFMYANIFGVDGVKKVIDILKHEIAIDAGNLGVPDLHKINPSYVKWKYNNWGQ encoded by the exons ATGCGTAGCCAAATCCTCGCCTCCGCCCTCATCTCGGGGGCCATGGCTGCTCGTCCTTTCCTTGAGCAGCCCGATACTGGCCTCGAGATGGTCCTTGGAGATCTCCCCAAGGGCGAACTCCCTAAGCTCGACCAGATGGTCGGCCTCCCCGACTTCGAGTGGGCTGCCCAGAACTACCTCCCCATCGAGAACTACACCTACTACCGCAACGGTGCCGCTGGCGAGTGGTCCTACCGCAATAACCTCGAGGTCTTTCAGCGTTACCGCTTCAAGCCCCGTACTATGGTTGATATCACAAACATCGAGAACACTCTGCCTACCACCATTCTAGGCCACAACTTCTCTGCTCCCTTCTTCATCAGCCCCTGCGCCAAGGGTGGCAATGCTCACCCTGATGCTGAGAAGAACTTCGTCAAGGGTGCCGCCGAGGGTGACATCCTTTACATGCCCGCTCTCTACGCCTCTCTCTCCATTGAGGAGattgccaaggccaaggctgaggGCCAGGTTGTCTTCCAGCAGCTCTACCTGTCTTCCAACGACACTGAGACCCAGGAGCTCCTCGACCGCTCCGAGAAGGCCGGCGCTGCCGCCATCATTTTCACCGTCGACTCTGCCGCTGACGGAAACCGTCACCGCGCTGCTCGCTTCGGTGTTGGTTCTGCCGACTCCGAATACTCCTACATCACCTGGGACTACTACAAGAAGCTCCAGAAGATGACCAAGCTTcccgtcatcatcaagggTATTGGCTCTGCCGAGGATGCCAAGCTCGCTGTCCAGCACGGTGCTCCCGCCATCATCCTCTCCAACCACGGTGGTCGTCAGCTCGACGGCAGCCCTTCAGGTCTCGAGGTCGCTCTTGAGATTCACGAGGAGGCCCCCGAGGTCTTCAAGAAGATCGAGGTTTACGCTGATGGTGGTGTACGTTACGGTGCTGATGTCCTGAAGCTCCTGTCTCTTGGTGTTAAGGCTGTTGGTCTCGGCCGCCCCTTCATGTACGCCAACATCTTTGGTGTTGACGGTGTCAAGAAGGTCATCGACATTCTTAAGCACGAGATTGCCATTGATGCCGGTAACTTGGGCGTCCCTGATCTCCACAAGATCAACCCCAGCTAT GTCAAGTGGAAGTACAACAACTGGGGCCAGTAA
- the SBH1 gene encoding Arf guanine nucleotide exchange factor sbh1 (TransMembrane:1 (o85-105i)) gives MSSPRPSSPVNGGAAASGANIGRPSSPAIPGGPRTAIRRRAAADQKEKIANARPSSTRAAGAGGSSSTMLRLYTDESPGLKVDPVVVLVLSLVFIFSVVALHIIAKITRKFSS, from the exons ATG TCTTCTCCTCGTCCTTCTTCCCCCGTCAACGGCGGCGCTGCTGCCAGCGGTGCCAACATCGGCCGACCCTCATCCCCTGCTATCCCTGGTGGTCCCCGTACTGCCATCCGACGACGCGCTGCCGCCGACCAGAAGGAGAAGATTGCCAATGCTCGACCAAGCAGCACTCGCGCCGCTGGCGCCGGTGGTTCCAGCAGCACCATGCTGC GACTTTACACCGATGAGTCGCCCGGTCTCAAGGTCGACCCCGTCGTTGTCCTTGTTCTCTCTCTTGTCTTCATTTTCAGCGTTGTTGCTCTTCACA TTATCGCCAAGATCACCCGAAAGTTCTCCAGCTAA